The sequence AAAAGCACCATGAACTGCCTGCGGACAATCTGGTCAGTACCATCAGAACATTGTTATCGGACTTTTCAGGCAGAGCAACCTTTGACGACGACGTCACCTGTCTGGTAATCAGGATCGAACAGACCAGCAGACGATAACAAGCGGAACGCGGATGCAATAATCTGAATAAAAAAAACTGTCCGGCATATGCGCTCTACCATACTGATCATCAGCAATGACCTGAAGCCCAGCCCATTGCATACAGAACAGAAAGATGAAGTACATCTGAAAACCTGCTTCGCCGCAAATGCGGCAGAAGCGGAAATGCGAATAAAAGAAGAACATCCGCATCTCATTCTCGTCGCACTGGACAACGCTGGTATTGAGCCCTGTTCATTCTCCCGTCACATCCTCGACAAAAAGCCGGCAGGAAAAATCATGTTTTTCACAACAAGTGAAGAGCTGACCCTTACGTTCGACTCGCTGAAACAACTGCCTCCCGGCCAGCTCGAAAAAATCCTCGTCCCGGAAAAAGAACTGAAAGCTCCAGACCAATCGTCCGCACAAAGCCACGGCCGGTTCGATAACGACGGACTTATCGGAAACTCACCTGAACTGCAGAAGATCAAAGAAATCATTCTTAAAATCGCACCGACCTGCTCCACGGTACTGCTGCAGGGCGAAAGCGGAACCGGCAAAGAGGTTATAGCCCGCTCCATTCATGCCCACAGCAACAGAAAAAACGGCATATTCATGCCAGTCGACTGTGCGGCAATCAACGAAAGCGTCATTGAAAGCGAACTTTTCGGACACACGCGGGGTGCCTTTACCGGAGCGGACAGGAACACACTCGGACTGATCCGTTCATCCGACGGGGGCACCCTCTTCCTCGACGAAATAGCCGAACTCCCCATGCTCCTGCAGTCGAAATTGCTGCGTACATTGCAGGAACGAGCAGTAAAACCCGTAGGATCGTCAAAAATATACCCTGTTGATATCAGAATCATCGCAGCCGCCAACAGCAATCTCGCCGAAGCCGTAAAAAAAGGCATCTTCCGACAAGACCTCTATTACCGACTCAACACCGTAACCATCTTTGCCCCTCCTCTTCGGGAAAGGCTCTGTGACATACCCCGGCTCTGCACTCACTTCACAGCTAAACTCATCGGCGAAGGGTATCCCCGGAAAAGCATCAGCTCCGAAGCGATTGCGGCCCTTTGCAGCTTCAACTGGCCGGGAAACATCAGAGAACTTGAAAATGTGATCAGACGAGCCCTCACGCTCTCAAAAGGAGACCACATCAGCCCCGAAGACCTTTCCATCCCCACCGGCGAAACCGATCACGATCCCCGTTCCTGCAAAGCTGAACCAGCAAGCATGGCATTTCACGAAAAAGAAACCATCCGCAAAGCCCTGAACCACACAACCGGCAACCGGAGAGCCGCTGCGAAACTCCTCGGCATCAGCGAAGCCACGCTCTACCGCCGCATAAAACTCTACAGCATTTAAAACCCCGCAATCTTCTTAATCAGATAGGGGGCGCCCGGAAGTATCATTCGCTTCGCGGTAGAAGAATTTCTCTTTCTTCAACTCCCTACTCCCGCGATGCGACAGCAAGCATACTCCCGGGCACCAGGTGCCCGATACTCCGCGATGCAACAGCAAGCATACTCCCGGGCACCGAGTGCCCGATACTCCTCTTCTCCGGCTACTGGCTACAGACTGCCAACTGCCCACCGCTAACCGCCCACAATCTTCCCCCCCTCTCTCCCTGAGAGACTGCGGGAAACGATTCTCGCAACATGACAGGCATCAGCCCGCGCGCCAGCGACGGCGATTTCCGAAGGTGCCGTTCCTTAACGGCTCGTCGGGAGCCCGCCCCTGCTGGCACTGTTCTTGCTTAAAAACCTTCAAAAAGCAACCCCCATCATGTATCACACGGCAGGCATTGTGCTCGAAAACCGTTCGGGATCTGCAGAAAGAGCGAAAGCCATCATCTTCGGCAGAAAAGAACAAGTCGGCGACATCTGCAAACTGATCGAAAACAGTTACAGCCAGGTCACCCTTGCCGAAACATCCCGTGAACTCGAAAAATCAGGGCCCGACAAAGAACAATTCAGGCTTGCAGTAATGACCGACAGTTTTTCCGAAAAACTCAGCATAGGGCTCCTCAACCGCGTCAGACAGAAATTCGACCCTGAAAACATGATCTGCCTCTCCGGAGAAATAGAAGAAGACAACGAAATAACGCTGCGCTCCGCAGGGCTGATCTTCCTGGGCAGCTACGGAACATTTTTCGCCCATGCCGACAACATCATCAAACACACCCTGAACAACGGCGGCAACAACGCAATGAAACCGGAAATCGAGACCGCAAGAAATCTGGAAAAACGCCTCAAAAGAGCGCGAGGCTCAGGAAGAAGCCGAAGAAAACGGTTATCATTCTTAATCACATCCTCCATAGCGGAAACAGCCGCGAGGAGCATCGAACTCCTGACAGCACTTGCCGTCACCATCACGCTCTTCATTCCCGTACTGCTTATCCGGCTCCTTATACGCATCCCATGCGGTCAACCGGTCTTTTCCAGGCGAACGGTCTGCGGCATGGCCGGCCAACCCATCACTATCCGTACCTTCAGCGACCTCAAGGGACGAATGGCCGATCTTCCGCTCTTCCTCGAACTCTTTACCGGACGCCTTGCCCTTGCAGGTACCGCAATCAGAGAGTGGGACGCTCCCGACCCCAATGCCGAACAAGCCTACATCAGCATGGTCAAACCCGGCATCATATCACTCTGGGACATCCGCCGTACCAGCAAAATCGCGCACGAAGGACGCGAAGCCATCGAATGGGAATATATCTTCAGCAAACGCCCGGCCTATGACCTGCTGCTTCTGCTCAGAGCACTGCCTGCAATGCTCTACAGCGAAACGACCTCCACATACGATCCGGTATTCAGGCTGCTCGGACTTGACATCGACAACATCACCATGGCTGAAGCGGTCTCGCTCATACAGACCGACCTCCGCGACAACCGGCAGCAAGCCATCTATTTCGTCAATCCAGACTGCCTGAACAAAATGGCCGGAGACAGGGAGTACTGCGAAGTCCTGAAAGACGGCGACAGCATATTCCCCGACGGCATCGGCCTCACCATTGCCGGAAAACTCCTGCAGAGCCCCCTCAAAGAAAACATCAACGGCACAGACATGCTCCCCTATCTCTGCAGGATGGCGGCAGCCGAACGACACAGCATATACCTGCTCGGCGGCAAACCCGGCATAGCCGACAAAGCCGCAAGCAAAATCAACCGCGAATTCGGCGTCACCATCGCAGGCACCGCCGACGGCTACTTCAACCACGAAACCGAAACAGGCCGCATCATCGACGATATAAACCGCTCCGGAGCCTCCATCCTGCTCGTAGCATTCGGAGCCCCGCTGCAGGAAAAATGGATCCACCGCCACCGAAACCGGCTCCAACCCGCGCTCCTCATGGGTGTAGGCGGACTCTTCGACTTCTACTCGGGCAACGTTCGTCGCGCCCCTCGCTGGATGCGTGAAATCGGCATCGAATGGATATACAGGATCATGCAGGAACCCGGACGGATGTGGCGTCGCTACGTCATAGGCAACCCGCTCTTCCTCTATCGCGTCATGAAATGGAAACTCCTAACCGGCAGCGGCAACCACTGAAACGCCATGGAACTCGACCCGACCGTACGCAAAGAACTTATCCGCCAGGTCAGCGGCGCCCTCAACCCCTCTTTCCGGTTCAGAGGAAAAATAAAAGTCGTCGCCTGGGAAACGACAGTCAGTCTCTCCTATCTCATGAAACGGCTGCTCGACATAACCGTATCCACAACCGCAATCATAACCCTCTCACCGCTCTTTCTTCTGACCGCGCTGGCAATCCGCATCGAAGACCCCGGCCCGGTATTCTACACACAGATCCGCGTCGGACAGAACGGACGACACTTCAGATTTTACAAATTCCGTTCCATGATCATGAACGCCGAAAAAATCAAGGCGCAACTTGCCGCACAGAACGAATCAAAAGCGGGCGTCATCTTCAAAATGAAAAACGACCCTCGAATCACCCGCACCGGCAGAATCATCAGAAAATTCAGCATCGACGAACTCCCGCAGCTCATCAACGTCCTTAAAGGCGACATGAGTCTCGTCGGACCCAGACCCCCGCTGCCCGGCGAAGTCTCGGAATACACCCTCGAACAACGCAAAAGACTGCACGTCATCCCGGGCATCACCTGCCTCTGGCAAGTCAGCGGCAGAAGCGACATCCCCTTCACCGACCAGGTCCGGCTCGACCTCCAATACATACAAAGCGCAGGCATTCTCAGCGACATCCGCCTGCTTCTCAAAACCATTCCTGCCGTACTTACAGGCAGAGGCGCCTACTAACAAAAAAAAACAATCATGGCATTCCGGCTCGAAACACAAAACGGCATCACCATCGGCATAGCCGAACTCGACGAACGGCTCGACGCAGAGAACAGCAAAGCACTCCAGAAAGCCTGCGGCGACTGGCAACAGCAAACCCCGTTCCTCGTCTTCGACTGCACGAAACTCGACTTCATCGACAGCAGCGGTCTCGGCGCCATCGTCAGCTGCCTGCGCCGTTCGCTCGAAAAAAACGGCGACCTCAAGCTCGCCGGGCTCAACGCCAAAGTCTCCATGGTTTTTGAACTTACAAAAGCCAAAAAGCTCTTCTCCATCTTTTCAAACGCAAGCGATGCCGCTGCCTCCTTTGCGGTATCCCGGCAACCATAACAACGCGATGAAAACCCTGATCGCCATAAAGGAACAGCACCACAACTGGGTGCGCGACGCTTTCCCCAACATGCACCCGCTGCTCCTGCCGCTCTGCAACAAACCATTCATCGAATACCTTATCGACTTCGCCATCCTTGCCGACAGCCGCGAAATCCGCCTGCTCAGCGACGGATCACTCATGGAAATCGAAGAAATCTGCCAAACCGGCAGCCGATGGGGCGTTGAGCTCACCTATGCGAACATCCGCCCCGAAGACGGAGAGCGCGAACTGCTCCACAAAAACAGAAAATTCTGCAACGACTGCAGAACCATGATCCTCAGCGGCTACACCTTTATCGACTACGACAAGCGTCTCGACTACCGGGTACTCGCAAATCACCTGGCCACCGGCCCCATCGCATCCTGCCCGGCAGGAAGCATCGCGTTTGCGGGCCCCCCCGAACCCGCTGCCGACGACAACCCGCTGCCTGCCCTTCGAATAACGCCGCTCGACAGCCTGCGAAGCTGTTATC comes from Chlorobium limicola DSM 245 and encodes:
- a CDS encoding STAS domain-containing protein, producing MAFRLETQNGITIGIAELDERLDAENSKALQKACGDWQQQTPFLVFDCTKLDFIDSSGLGAIVSCLRRSLEKNGDLKLAGLNAKVSMVFELTKAKKLFSIFSNASDAAASFAVSRQP
- a CDS encoding WecB/TagA/CpsF family glycosyltransferase, with the translated sequence MYHTAGIVLENRSGSAERAKAIIFGRKEQVGDICKLIENSYSQVTLAETSRELEKSGPDKEQFRLAVMTDSFSEKLSIGLLNRVRQKFDPENMICLSGEIEEDNEITLRSAGLIFLGSYGTFFAHADNIIKHTLNNGGNNAMKPEIETARNLEKRLKRARGSGRSRRKRLSFLITSSIAETAARSIELLTALAVTITLFIPVLLIRLLIRIPCGQPVFSRRTVCGMAGQPITIRTFSDLKGRMADLPLFLELFTGRLALAGTAIREWDAPDPNAEQAYISMVKPGIISLWDIRRTSKIAHEGREAIEWEYIFSKRPAYDLLLLLRALPAMLYSETTSTYDPVFRLLGLDIDNITMAEAVSLIQTDLRDNRQQAIYFVNPDCLNKMAGDREYCEVLKDGDSIFPDGIGLTIAGKLLQSPLKENINGTDMLPYLCRMAAAERHSIYLLGGKPGIADKAASKINREFGVTIAGTADGYFNHETETGRIIDDINRSGASILLVAFGAPLQEKWIHRHRNRLQPALLMGVGGLFDFYSGNVRRAPRWMREIGIEWIYRIMQEPGRMWRRYVIGNPLFLYRVMKWKLLTGSGNH
- a CDS encoding sugar transferase, whose product is MELDPTVRKELIRQVSGALNPSFRFRGKIKVVAWETTVSLSYLMKRLLDITVSTTAIITLSPLFLLTALAIRIEDPGPVFYTQIRVGQNGRHFRFYKFRSMIMNAEKIKAQLAAQNESKAGVIFKMKNDPRITRTGRIIRKFSIDELPQLINVLKGDMSLVGPRPPLPGEVSEYTLEQRKRLHVIPGITCLWQVSGRSDIPFTDQVRLDLQYIQSAGILSDIRLLLKTIPAVLTGRGAY
- a CDS encoding sigma-54 interaction domain-containing protein; translated protein: MRSTILIISNDLKPSPLHTEQKDEVHLKTCFAANAAEAEMRIKEEHPHLILVALDNAGIEPCSFSRHILDKKPAGKIMFFTTSEELTLTFDSLKQLPPGQLEKILVPEKELKAPDQSSAQSHGRFDNDGLIGNSPELQKIKEIILKIAPTCSTVLLQGESGTGKEVIARSIHAHSNRKNGIFMPVDCAAINESVIESELFGHTRGAFTGADRNTLGLIRSSDGGTLFLDEIAELPMLLQSKLLRTLQERAVKPVGSSKIYPVDIRIIAAANSNLAEAVKKGIFRQDLYYRLNTVTIFAPPLRERLCDIPRLCTHFTAKLIGEGYPRKSISSEAIAALCSFNWPGNIRELENVIRRALTLSKGDHISPEDLSIPTGETDHDPRSCKAEPASMAFHEKETIRKALNHTTGNRRAAAKLLGISEATLYRRIKLYSI